In one window of Trichoderma breve strain T069 chromosome 7 map unlocalized scaffold00008, whole genome shotgun sequence DNA:
- a CDS encoding heterokaryon incompatibility protein (HET) domain-containing protein: MKTAQDFPHLKLCDPCSRLFTDYRDEARSDPNSTRYHMWYERSGYQYCRTRRELEHAAVSGCVFCKAVASRDRKYQQHEEDSVSSDNSEDRTERFLNEQRPVWYPSLDEELELSIRYNWVDNVLYIWSRSGIEWSGGDLAWSMYATPNDPAASVVHSQALLQDLGSPESFDEARGWMDECLTNHHDCPAHTPADLPTRLIEVSRLGEPESARLRETSGQKGHYCALSYCWGGDQALKTLRERYDRYQKELPYDQLPQTIKDALQVTRSMGLKYIWIDAFCIIQDSDEDKQTEMAKMMSIYQKTQFTISVASASAATEGFLQTNYHGPSIGAFYHPLRVEKETIGSVLIADSSSSFASVAAHQQPINTRGWTLQEALLTPRLLIFTNMHMVWKCQAGYQPEFHATSRDARERRRGDYGPWDAWSSLCGYSFTRLKELDELAILETPRVGEEFNSRGGTYSTWHFILNKYTTRQLTEESDRLPAISAIAQAFAAHFKTEYYAGLWGRFLVHDLMWENWLSNPNATKSGAPSWSWATMKGELQYDGGNTDYARAEVISCKTTPVSDRNPFGAVTGGELVIRGHLNKLWLDAGESNGRTLFDNEGNAIPDVEFISDGGSGDWNQNRTTVLCLVLGDKPFATRHSNYPNCCPNYITMCPQSIKCRMMVLVESLDRTGCYQRIGLAKAETYERPLWWEKCQRVTVTVV, encoded by the exons atgaagacggccCAGGATTTCCCGCACCTCAAGCTTTGCGATCCGTGCTCCCGGCTCTTCACCGACTACCGGGATGAAGCCAGGTCTGATCCCAACAGCACACGCTATCACATGTGGTACGAGCGTAGCGGATATCAGTATTGCCGGACTCGGCGTGAGCTCGAGCATGCCGCTGTCTCTGGCTGCGTCTTTTGCAAGGCCGTTGCTTCTCGTGATCGCAAGTATCagcagcatgaagaagattcaGTCAGCTCAGACAATTCAGAGGATAGGACGGAGCGCTTCTTAAATGAACAGCGCCCAGTTTGGTATCCATCACTTGACGAAGAGCTAGAGCTGAGCATCCGCTACAACTGGGTCGACAACGTTTTGTACATCTGGAGCCGGAGCGGGATTGAATGGAGCGGAGGCGACCTGGCATGGAGCATGTACGCCACCCCGA ATGATCCAGCGGCCTCCGTCGTCCATTCACAAGCGCTGCTTCAAGACCTTGGATCTCCCGAGAGCTTTGACGAGGCACGCGGATGGATGGACGAGTGTCTCACCAACCATCACGACTGTCCAGCACATACACCGGCCGATCTGCCCACAAGACTCATTGAGGTGTCTCGTCTGGGCGAACCCGAGTCTGCACGTCTACGTGAAACCAGCGGGCAGAAAGGACACTACTGCGCCCTTAGTTACTGCTGGGGAGGAGATCAAGCCCTCAAAACACTTCGTGAACGGTATGACAGATACCAAAAGGAACTTCCGTACGACCAGCTGCCCCAGACAATTAAGGACGCACTTCAGGTCACGCGGAGCATGGGCCTAAAGTACATCTGGATCGATGCGTTTTGCATCATCCAGGACAGCGACGAAGATAAGCAGAccgagatggccaagatgatgagcaTCTACCAGAAGACGCAGTTCACCATCTCGGTGGCGAGTGCCTCGGCCGCTACCGAGGGATTCCTCCAGACCAATTATCACGGCCCCAGCATTGGGGCCTTCTATCACCCCCTCCGGGTAGAGAAGGAGACAATAGGGTCGGTTCTCATTGCGGATAGCTCGTCATCATTCGCCAGCGTGGCCGCACACCAGCAACCCATCAACACCCGGGGCTGGACTCTCCAGGAGGCTCTGCTCACGCCCcggcttctcatcttcaccaacatGCACATGGTATGGAAATGCCAGGCTGGCTACCAGCCCGAGTTTCACGCTACCTCCCGAGATGCTCGCGAAAGACGCCGTGGGGACTATGGCCCCTGGGATGCTTGGTCCTCGCTCTGCGGCTACTCGTTTACTCGTCTCAAGGAGCTCGACGAGCTGGCCATCCTGGAAACTCCACGGGTTGGGGAGGAGTTCAACAGCCGTGGAGGCACTTACTCAACCTGGCACTTTATCCTGAACAAGTATACGACCAGGCAGCTCACCGAAGAGAGCGATCGACTACCtgccatctcggccatcGCACAGGCCTTTGCTGCCCATTTCAAGACTGAGTACTACGCCGGGCTCTGGGGACGCTTCCTAGTGCATGATCTCATGTGGGAGAATTGGCTTTCCAATCCCAATGCCACAAAATCAGGGGCACCGTCGTGGTCGTGGGCCACCATGAAAGGTGAGCTTCAGTACGACGGCGGTAACACCGACTATGCCCGAGCCGAGGTCATATCGTGCAAGACGACACCCGTGTCAGACAGGAATCCCTTTGGAGCAGTTACTGGCGGCGAGTTGGTGATCCGCGGACACCTGAACAAGCTGTGGCTCGATGCGGGCGAGTCAAACGGACGGACACTCTTTGACAACGAGGGTAACGCCATTCCCGATGTCGAGTTTATCAGCGATGGCGGGTCCGGAGACTGGAACCAAAACCGCACCACTGTGCTCTGCTTGGTCCTTGGCGACAAACCCTTTGCGACTAGGCACAGCAACTATCCAAACTGTTGCCCGAATTATATAACCATGTGTCCGCAGTCGATAAAGTGTCGGATGATGGTGCTGGTCGAGAGTTTGGACCGGACAGGCTGTTATCAGCGGATAGGACTAGCCAAAGCAGAGACGTATGAGAGGCCGCTCTGGTGGGAGAAGTGCCAGAGGGTAA